AAAAATGTCACTGAGATTATTAACATAACAGAATTAGGACAAGCTAACGTTTCTAAACACCTTAAAATTTTGGCTCAAGCAGGGATAGTTAGTCGTAGTCAAAAGGGTATTAACGTTTATTATCAAATTGCTAATCCTTTTGTTTTTGAGTTGTGTGATTTAGTCTGTAATTCTTTGTCTATGCAAATTGAGCGACAAAGTCAGCAATTGGCGCACCTCAAACTATTACAACAAGGTTTATGATAGACAATGGATAATGGGAGGAATGAAGAATGCAGAAGTAATTGTTTTCTAAATTCTAAATTCTACATTTTTTCTTCCCTTTGCCCATCACTTTATTAATACCGATTTAGCCCCACCAATTTACGGCGAGGGCAATTTTTTCATCATTAGCTAGTTTAACCAGCGCCCTCCCCCCGTCATAAGCCTTTCCTGCTTCATTATTTGATACTTTATCAATGTCAATAATGGTGCGTTTTTCTAAATTAGTAGAAACAATGACAGTTTTACTATTATTGGGTTTTAACATCGCCACTAAATAATCTTCTTTATCCTTAAAACGGAAACCTTGACTACCCAAACCGCCAGTTTTGCCGATACTTAAAGCGCGTAAATTAGTGACGGGGAGAATTTTGCCATAACCATCCGCCGAAATTAACAATAAATTATCTTTTTTCTGCACCACCTGACAACCGATAATTTTTTCTCGAAAATTCAGTTTAATGGCTAAATTTCCTTGCGCGCCTTTCCCCATCACTGCCATGTTATCTTGATTAATGCTGTGACGTAATACCCTTCCGCCACTGGTAGCCGTTACCAATTCTTGTCCATCTTCCGCCACCGCAAGATAAAATAAACTATCATTTTCTTTTAATTTCATCAGGGTAAAACCTCGATTACCAATGCCATCTAACTCACTCACCGTAATTCTTTTTACATAACCTCCAGCCGTGACTAATAATAAAGTTTTTCCTTTATTTTCAGGAGTGATAGTAATATAATTGATCGGTTTTTGATCTTGCTGGAGGGCGCTGGGTGATACTAATTTATTGATGGTTTGTTTCGTAGGATGACGGGGAATATCAGCCACAGAAAGAGGATAGGCTTTGCCATTATCAATAATAACTATAATTTCTTTTTTATCCTTAATCGGTTCTTGATAAACAATTAAATCAGTATTTTTCTTAACCATAGGTGTGGTTAAAATTGCCTCTTTTGGTTGCCAATAAATTTTACCTTTGGCACTAATTTGCACCATCGCATCATCAGTTAAATTGTTATCATAAACTAACGGTAATTGTCCCTCATTATCTTTATTTTTTTGATTAATTTTAGTTTCTTTTTTTTCTTCTTTCTTAGGAATAAAACTAATAATTTTTGTTCTTCTACTATCCCCAAATTTACGCTTAAAAGTTCTTAATTCTTTTTTTAATGCTTTTAATAACT
The window above is part of the Cyanobacterium sp. T60_A2020_053 genome. Proteins encoded here:
- a CDS encoding helix-turn-helix transcriptional regulator, with translation MEIKSEIPTFTTTENKTSNDCLMAKMSPFALGLVADFFKVLSESSRLNIVCCLRTGEKNVTEIINITELGQANVSKHLKILAQAGIVSRSQKGINVYYQIANPFVFELCDLVCNSLSMQIERQSQQLAHLKLLQQGL